A stretch of DNA from bacterium:
TGCGGCCTTGAGGCTGTGGCCGTCGGACAATGACCGCTCAGGTACAATCGGCGGTGACAAGGTACTGCCACTGCTCATGCTGTGGCCGTCGGACAATGACCGCTCAGGTACAATTTGTCGGCTTGCTGATCGTCAACGTTGATCGCTGTGGCCGTCGGACAATGACCGCTCAGGTACAATTTCATCTTGTGGATACCCACGCCGTGGAGGGCTGTGGCCGTCGGACAATGACCGCTCAGGTACAATCGGTCACGACGCCGGTCAGGATGCCGCTGCGCTGTGGCCGTCGGACAATGACCGCTCAGGTACAATGCGGCGTGGACCTCGCCTACGCGAACCTCCGCTGTGGCCGTCGGACAATGACCGCTCAGGTACAATGGTACCTCCGCTGCTCNNNNNNNNNNTACAATGAGAGAACCCGTGAGGTCAGCCAGATACACGCTGTGGCCGTCGGACAATGACCGCTCAGGTACAATGCCTCAGCCCATCAGCCCAGTGTTGATCGGCTGAGGCAGCGATTTCTCCCTCAAAAAAGGACCAGTTGGGAGGGGCTATCTTCGGGTTTTTCGCGCGATTTTCCGAAAAAGATGTCCATCTTCCCGAACTGCAGATCAGTGATCGCCACCAGGCGGACCTGGCCAGCAGGCGGCAGCTCACTCCGGACCCGGCGACGATATTTCTCCGAGACTTCATCACTGGCGCAGTATATCGCGTAGACCGAGAACTGCAACATCATGAAGCCTTCCGCCAGGAGGGCCTTGCGAAACTTCGTGTAGTTCCGACGATCGGTCTTGGTTTCCACCGGCAGGTCAAACATTGCAAAGAGCCACATGCCACGCACCGCCGATAACGGAGGATAAGGAGGAGGTTGACGGGAACGCTTTGGGGGGCGCCCGGGCGAGCGCTTCGGTGCAACAACAGGTTCATGTTCCGACATCAGCGGCAACAGGAGCTCAGCTTCGGGCGCAGCCGCTTCCATAGGCTCCGGCGCCGGTGGCGCTTCCGGTGCCGGGGCAGCCGCCGACTCCGCTGGCGCACTGAAGTCCAGCAGCATGCTCCAGGGGTCCGGGGTGGTGCGTCGACGCGCCACGGCTGGGGTTACTCCGGCGCGATCGGCGCGTCCTGCGCTCCTTGTGCTTCCTGCTGCAGCGGCAGGGTGGGTCCTTCCAGTGGTCGCAACTGATCAAGCTCTGGCAGCAACAAGGTCTTGCGCTCCCCTGCATACACCTGCGCCAGAGACGAGGCGACCCGGGCGATACAGTCAAACAGGGTCCGCCACTCCCCCTGCCAGAGATACCGCCCGGTGATCTGCTCCAAAAGCCAGCGTCGGGTGGTCTGGTCCAGGGGGTCCTCCGGGTCGTGGTCTGCAATCCAGCGGGCGACCGCCAGGTCCACCAGCGGACGCCAGGGCTCCATCAGATCATCCGCCAGACAGAAGGGGTTGTAGCGGTTCTTGTGATGCAGGCCCAGCGACGGGTGCAGGCCGGCCCCGCAGATCGCCCGGGCGGTGATCCCCCGGAGGATGGCGTAGCCATAGTTCAGGTGGCGATTCTGATCCCCCGCCTGCCGGTCGCGACGAAACTGACGGTCGCCAAAGATCCGCTCCCAGTACTTGCGGGACGCCTGGGCTTCGAGGTTGGAGGGGTCGCCGCTTTTGACTCGTCCACTGAGCGTGCGGAGTCCGGCATCACTGCCGGTCTGCGCTTCCAGGGCGGCTCCCTGAGTGGCGATCTTCAGACGGATCACCTGCGCCCAGCAGCGTTTGCGGGT
This window harbors:
- the cas2_1 gene encoding CRISPR-associated endoribonuclease Cas2 encodes the protein MWLFAMFDLPVETKTDRRNYTKFRKALLAEGFMMLQFSVYAIYCASDEVSEKYRRRVRSELPPAGQVRLVAITDLQFGKMDIFFGKSREKPEDSPSQLVLF
- the cas1_1 gene encoding CRISPR-associated endonuclease Cas1; amino-acid sequence: MPDRILDLSDTPCKVGARNSLLVLSAQDAPDLTIPLEDLAAVVAAHPQISFSHPALSALASHQVALIVCDSKYLPSGMFLPLEGHFVQTERFAQQAAASVPTRKRCWAQVIRLKIATQGAALEAQTGSDAGLRTLSGRVKSGDPSNLEAQASRKYWERIFGDRQFRRDRQAGDQNRHLNYGYAILRGITARAICGAGLHPSLGLHHKNRYNPFCLADDLMEPWRPLVDLAVARWIADHDPEDPLDQTTRRWLLEQITGRYLWQGEWRTLFDCIARVASSLAQVYAGERKTLLLPELDQLRPLEGPTLPLQQEAQGAQDAPIAPE